The Corynebacterium freiburgense region AATCGCCGATGCCCTTGCTGGTTTGGAAGCTGATGACCAGCGCCTTATTGACCAAAAAATGATCGAACTCGATGGCACCGATAATAAGTCCCGCCTTGGTGCCAATGCCATCCTTGGTGTTTCCATGGCAGCTGCAAAAGCCGCTGCCGATTCCGCTGGCCTGGAACTGTTCCGTTATATTGGTGGGCCAAACGCGCACCTGCTGCCTGTGCCAATGATGAATATTGTCAATGGCGGTGCACACGCGGACTCCGGTGTTGACGTTCAAGAATTTATGATCGCCCCAATCGGTGCCGAAAGCTTCTCCGAAGCACTCCGCATGGGTGCAGAGGTCTATCACTCCTTGAAGGCCGTTATTAAGTCCAAGGGTCTTTCCACCGGTCTCGGTGATGAAGGTGGTTTTGCTCCTTCCGTTGAGTCCACCAAGGCAGCACTTGACCTTATCGTTGAGGCAATTGAAAAGGCCGGCTTTAAAGTTGGCGAGGATATTGCCCTTGCCCTCGACGTAGCTTCCTCTGAGTTTTATAAGGACGGCAAGTACCACTTCGAAGGCGGCGAGCACACCGCTGAAGAAATGATCGAGGTTTATAAGAAGCTGATCGAAGAATACCCAATCGTTTCCATTGAAGACCCATTGCAGGAAGATGATTGGGAAGGCTACACCGCACTAACCGAAGCCATTGGCGACAAGGTGCAAATTGTTGGCGATGATTTCTTTGTCACCAACCCGGCTCGCCTAAAGGAAGGCATTGCAAAGAAGGCTGCCAATGCGCTGCTGGTCAAGGTAAACCAGATCGGTACCCTTACCGAAACTTTCGACGCCGTGGAGCTTGCTCATCGCAATGGCTACCGCTGCATGATGTCCCACCGTTCCGGTGAAACTGAAGACACCACAATTGCTGACCTTGCAGTAGCCTTAAACTGCGGCCAGATTAAGACTGGTGCTCCTGCTCGTTCCGAGCGCGTAGCTAAGTACAACCAACTCCTGCGCATC contains the following coding sequences:
- the eno gene encoding phosphopyruvate hydratase — translated: MAEIMHVFAREIMDSRGNPTVECEVFLDDGGHGVAGVPSGASTGVHEAHELRDGGDRYLGKGVLKAVENVNEEIADALAGLEADDQRLIDQKMIELDGTDNKSRLGANAILGVSMAAAKAAADSAGLELFRYIGGPNAHLLPVPMMNIVNGGAHADSGVDVQEFMIAPIGAESFSEALRMGAEVYHSLKAVIKSKGLSTGLGDEGGFAPSVESTKAALDLIVEAIEKAGFKVGEDIALALDVASSEFYKDGKYHFEGGEHTAEEMIEVYKKLIEEYPIVSIEDPLQEDDWEGYTALTEAIGDKVQIVGDDFFVTNPARLKEGIAKKAANALLVKVNQIGTLTETFDAVELAHRNGYRCMMSHRSGETEDTTIADLAVALNCGQIKTGAPARSERVAKYNQLLRIEQILGEAAVYAGRGAFPRFQG